One genomic region from Salvia hispanica cultivar TCC Black 2014 chromosome 2, UniMelb_Shisp_WGS_1.0, whole genome shotgun sequence encodes:
- the LOC125206384 gene encoding uncharacterized protein LOC125206384, with protein MSSSRRGGDRGKGIAQDQDQSGRRKSRRPSRREVMDEVSRQTAMRLQAEEDHRAAMVLSNMSGGEGYESYHSYGNVNLSSDDDGGNGGGSAQYPPTSAGQVGENDEAVPPPETQTERGKANKKALKSDIFVKHYKKVPVLDATTQKETNEFVAYCNYCDKSYPFFAGGGYGTLHRHLKAKHPIEYGTAKSQTQLNFSSGASETTDEGPVPNQIDVLDWWGTHEKDFPILASMAKEIFSIPASTVAVESAFSVGGNVLDDRRSRLSGQNMEATMLLDDWCSADIRDQELDWNTQVQTDQDYYPDEEEEQQ; from the exons ATGTCTTCATCTCGTCGTGGTGGTGATCGGGGCAAGGGAATTGCCCAAGACCAAGATCAAAGTGGTCGTCGGAAATCAAGGCGCCCTAGTCGTCGTGAGGTTATGGATGAGGTTTCCCGACAAACCGCTATGCGTTTGCAA GCCGAAGAAGATCATAGGGCTGCCATGGTACTTAGCAACATGAGCGGCGGCGAAGGTTACGAGTCTTATCACTCTTATGGTAACGTGAATTTATCATCCGACGACGACGGTGGTAATGGTGGAGGATCTGCACAATATCCTCCGACGAGCGCCGGACAAGTTGGTGAAAATGATGAAGCGGTTCCTCCTCCTGAAACTCAAACCGAGCGGGGTAAGGCTAATAAGAAGGCTTTGAAATcggatatttttgttaaacattataaaaaagtcCCGGTACTAGATGCAACCACTCAAAAAGAGACCAATGAATTTGTCGCATATTGTAACTATTGCGATAAATCCTACCCCTTTTTTGCCGGTGGGGGCTATGGTACTCTCCATCGTCATTTAAAGGCAAAGCATCCGATCGAATATGGGACCGCCAAATCCCAAACCCAACTAAACTTCTCGTCCGGTGCGTCTGAAACAACAG ATGAAGGTCCCGTTCCCAACCAAATCGACGTCCTCGATTGGTGGGGAACACATGAGAAAGATTTTCCCATCCTTGCATCAATGGCCAAGGAGATTTTTTCAATTCCGGCTTCCACTGTCGCCGTCGAGTCCGCTTTTAGTGTTGGAGGCAACGTCTTGGACGATAGAAGAAGTAGACTATCCGGCCAAAATATGGAAGCCACCATGTTACTTGACGATTGGTGTTCGGCTGACATTAGAGACCAAGAGCTAGATTGGAACACCCAAGTACAAACCGACCAAGACTACTACCccgacgaagaagaagaacaacaaTGA